CTGCGCCATGCCGCGATAGGGCATCTATGTCCGCCATGTTTCTAACACCGCCTGCGGCATATAATCGTTGCTCGGGGTGTTGTTGTTTAAGCGAAGTGATTTGCGCGAGCGCCGGGCCTTGATTGGCGCCAACATGAGGCAAGTTCATGACAATGGTAGGTTGGCTCCACAGCGTTGAGTCAGTCATGAGCGGCGCGGGGCCATGAAAACCGTCCTGAAAAAAATCGAGTGACAACATACTTGGCCCAGCCACTGCACGCATCTTTTGATAGGTCTCAATATCGGGCAGAGACTCGCTTGCGATAATAGGCCGAATGCCCGCGTCTAGCCAAGGTGCAAGGGCTTCAACGCTGTTCAGGCCTGCATCTACCCACCATTCAATCCTGGGGTGGCTTGCCATCGCCTGTTGAATCAAAGCAATGTGATTTGGCCTATCGCAGTTGCCTGTAATCGCATTTAAATCCGCAATATACAAACAGTCAAACGCATAAACTTGTAAAATAGCATGGACGACATCGAGCAGGGCATGGCTATCTGTCAGTTGCGATTGAATCGCGCGATAGTGTTGACGTTGCCCTTTTACCGCCTGTACCACTTGGCCATGCATTAAATCGATGACGGGAATAATATGCACAATAAATCTCGCTTGAAAATCTGGGTGTGTGAATACGTTAGCGCGGGTGGGCTGGCCGCTGTGCCTTTGCCAGCCAGTTTGCTGCAAGAGGGCTTGCTCATGCGAGACGCTTTGCTGGCTGACCTGCAGACGCTGGGAGTTGATTGTATCACCAGCCATGATTATCGCGTTGCGGCGCCCATGAATGTCTGTAGCTCGCCAATACACCCTTCTGATGATGCATTTGCGTATTGGCGCGCGTTATTGGCCACGGATGACATCGATGCTTGTTGGATCATTGCCCCTGAAACAGAGGGGGTTTTATATGATTTGCAGCAAATGGTCGCCGCAGCAGGCAAAATCTGGATAGGCTGCAGCGCCGAAGCGATACAGCAGACGGCGGCCAAATCTGTGATGGCCGACATTTGTCAGCAGGCAGGCATTGCGGTGCTCCCGTATGCGTTTCTTGCAAACACGTCCTCATTCGTTGAGCTACCCTGGTTTGACCTTGCCCAAGCCAGTGGCTGGGTGGTGAAGCCCGATGACGGCGCGGGTTGTGAGTTTACTTATTACTTTAATAAAGTTAATGAAGTTATTGAATTTAAGTACAAAATTAAAATTAACGACCCTGCGCTTTATCGACGGTTGATCGTGCAACCCTATGTGTCGGGTCAAGCCTTGAGCATGTCAGTGTTGTCTACCATGGATCGGGTACAGGTCATCGCTGGGCATCAGCAAATAATCAACATTGAATCAGGCGCGTTTTGCTTTGCGGGGGCAGGCGTGAACGAAGCAGTGGTACATTTACCAGCCATGCAACAGCTTGCTGAACAGATCAAACTTGCGATCCCGGGGTTGGTTGCTTATTGGGGGGCAGATATGATCCTAACCGCTGATCATCAATGGATACTGGTAGAAATTAATCCGCGTTTAACCACGCCCTATATTGGCTTATCTGCCTTGCTTTCGAAAAATCCCGCTGCATTAATCATGGATACCATCATACAAAATCAATTGCCTGCAGTGCAGGCCCGAGCATCTTCTAAGATCAGTTTAACTAAGACCGCCCCGACCAGAAAGACCCCCTCGATATGAAGCCTCGTGTGATTGGCTGGGATATCGGTGGCGCCCATGTGAAAGCCGTAATGCTTGATGAGCAGGGGCAAGTGGTGCGCGTGTTACAGCTGCCGTGTGCGTTGTGGAAAGGGCTGCCCTTATTGGAAGAGGCAATTGAGCAAGTGTTGCGTCGTTGGCAAATAGCGCCTGACGCCTGTCAGCACGCGGTGACCATGACCGGTGAGCTGGTTGATTTATTTGAAAACCGTTTGCAGGGCGTGCGCGCTATTGCACTCACTGTGCAGCGCGATTTACCCCATGCGACATTTTATATGGCCTCAGCCATGCAGGGCGCTCGGTTTACCGCGCAGGTCGTTGGCCTTGAAACGCATGTAGCATCGATGAACTGGCATGCCTCGGCGCAATGTCTAGCAACAATATTGGCTGACCACGCAATCTTGGTGGTCGATATTGGCAGTACGACCAGCGATATCAGCTATTGCGACCAACAGCAAGTGTTGGCGGCTGGATGGACAGACGCTGAGCGCATGGCGAATCAGAGCTTACTTTATACCGGTGTGGTGCGAACCCCGTTAATGGCGCTCGGTCCTAGTATTGGGTGGTCGCCGTCAGGGCAGGCGGATTCGCAAATGCGCCACATTGCAGCGGAGTATTTTGCGACCGCGGCAGATGTTTATCGTTTGCTAGGCGAGTTATCTCCTAGTCATGATCTTGCCGATACCGCCGATGGTCAAGGCCGATCCGCCCGAGAAACGATGCGCCGTCTGGCTCGGATGGTAGGGCATGATGTAGAGGATCACGACGACAGGACTTGGCATGCATTGGCAGCGGCCTTTAAAAGCACCCAATTGCAAGCCTTGCAGCTGGCCATTGAGGCGGCGATCTCTCGGGCCCACAATCCCCCGATGCGCATAGTGGGGTTGGGGGCTGGCAGCTTTTTAGTCGCCCAGTTGGCGCAGACGCTGCAAATAGCGTATCAA
This Methylophilus medardicus DNA region includes the following protein-coding sequences:
- a CDS encoding HisA/HisF-related TIM barrel protein; the encoded protein is MHIIPVIDLMHGQVVQAVKGQRQHYRAIQSQLTDSHALLDVVHAILQVYAFDCLYIADLNAITGNCDRPNHIALIQQAMASHPRIEWWVDAGLNSVEALAPWLDAGIRPIIASESLPDIETYQKMRAVAGPSMLSLDFFQDGFHGPAPLMTDSTLWSQPTIVMNLPHVGANQGPALAQITSLKQQHPEQRLYAAGGVRNMADIDALSRHGAEGVLVASALHQKNITSQALHQQAR
- a CDS encoding ATP-grasp domain-containing protein, with amino-acid sequence MHNKSRLKIWVCEYVSAGGLAAVPLPASLLQEGLLMRDALLADLQTLGVDCITSHDYRVAAPMNVCSSPIHPSDDAFAYWRALLATDDIDACWIIAPETEGVLYDLQQMVAAAGKIWIGCSAEAIQQTAAKSVMADICQQAGIAVLPYAFLANTSSFVELPWFDLAQASGWVVKPDDGAGCEFTYYFNKVNEVIEFKYKIKINDPALYRRLIVQPYVSGQALSMSVLSTMDRVQVIAGHQQIINIESGAFCFAGAGVNEAVVHLPAMQQLAEQIKLAIPGLVAYWGADMILTADHQWILVEINPRLTTPYIGLSALLSKNPAALIMDTIIQNQLPAVQARASSKISLTKTAPTRKTPSI
- a CDS encoding hydantoinase/oxoprolinase family protein — translated: MKPRVIGWDIGGAHVKAVMLDEQGQVVRVLQLPCALWKGLPLLEEAIEQVLRRWQIAPDACQHAVTMTGELVDLFENRLQGVRAIALTVQRDLPHATFYMASAMQGARFTAQVVGLETHVASMNWHASAQCLATILADHAILVVDIGSTTSDISYCDQQQVLAAGWTDAERMANQSLLYTGVVRTPLMALGPSIGWSPSGQADSQMRHIAAEYFATAADVYRLLGELSPSHDLADTADGQGRSARETMRRLARMVGHDVEDHDDRTWHALAAAFKSTQLQALQLAIEAAISRAHNPPMRIVGLGAGSFLVAQLAQTLQIAYQPASAFIAAGDAELNIEAEVCFPAYAVARLWQAWH